Within Sorangiineae bacterium MSr11367, the genomic segment ACGCGTCGTCCTCGCGCCCCCAGCCCCACACGTTGCTCCACGGCATGGGAACGAAGCCGTCGAGCTGCAGACCGTTGTGGATGATGTCATCCCATCCGGTCATGCGCGCGCCAGTCTTGGCGATGATCGGCTGCCACTTCTTGAAGAAGTAATCCTTGAGGGCCTCGTCGCCCAAATCCTTCGTCTCGGGATTGGTCTTGCACAGCGGCGAGTCTTTCCACCACACGTTGCCCGAGAGGCTCGGCAGCTCGTCGCCGCCTCCGTGGATCAAGGTGAGTTTGGCGCCCGGAACGGCGTCGAAGCGGGCCTTGACCTCCTGCACGACCTTGGTGAGGAAGGCATAGCTCGAGGGCAAGCACGGATTGACGAAGTTGTCCGTATAGCCCTGCACGCTCGTGTGCTTCGACGTGTCGTCGGGATCGACGAGCCGATACTGCTTGGCCTTCGCCGGATCGCTGGCCGCATACTTCTTGTACCGATACTCCATCGACTTGACGGCTGCGCGCGCGTGGCCGGGCACGTCGATTTCGGGAATGACGTCGATGTGGCGTTCGGTGGCGTAGGCCAGGATCTCTTCGAAGTCCTTGGTCGTGTAATAGCCGCTGCCTTTGCCCACGAAGTTGAGCACGGCGGGCTCGTAGCCTTGGTAGACGGGTTGGGTTCCGCCGTTGGCCTCCGCTTCCGAGCGCGCCTTTCCGCGGATCCCGTCGCCGGAAGCGAGATCGCTTCCTGCGCCCATGCCGACGTGGAGCTGCTTGCTCTCGCCCACATCGAAACCGCGGCGCGAGCCGTACGACGTCAACTCGGGAATGCCCGGTATCTCGAGGCGCCAGCCCTCGTCGTCGGTCAAATGGAAGTGGAACTTGTTGATCTTGTGGAAGGCGAGCAAATCGAGAAGCTTTTTGACGGTCGCCTTGGATTGGAAGTGCCGCCCCACGTCGAGCGCCATTCCGCGGTAGCCGAAGAGCGGCCCGTCCGCCACGGTGACCTGGGGAATTTGCACGGACAGCTTGCGCGGACCGGCGCTTGCTGCCGCACGATAAGCCTCGGTGGGAATGAGCTGCCGCAGGGTTTGGATGCCGTAGAAGACGCCCGCTGCATCCACGCCGCGGATTTCGATGCCCTTTTGCGGGTCGACCTCCAGGGTGTAGCTCTCCGAGCCCGTGTGCGCATTCGGGTCGATGACGAGCCGGATCTCCGAGCCGCACTGACTGCGCTCGCTCGCGTCGACCGAGCTCGCGAGGACGTCGCCCAAGGCAGCTTTGAGGTAGGCCGCCTCCTTGGCAAGGCCGCGCTGGTATTCGATGGCGACGCGCGGCCCCCCGAGCCGGTATTGGCCCGTGCCCTGGGTGACCGATTGCGGCGTCGGCAAAAGGGTAGTGGCCACGCTGAGCTGCACCTTGTCCAGCGGGCGGTTCTCGTCGTAGCGCAGCTGCGGCGTCTGCGCGGGGACCACGTCGCCGGGGAAGCGCTTCGTTTGCTTCGGATCCGACGCATCCATCTCGACGGACGATTTGATCGCCCAGGCTTCCTTGCTCGGCGGGAGGACGATATGGAATGCGGCCGGGGCGTCCGTCTTCAGGATGGCCCAGTTTTCCGCGAGCAGCTTGATGACGCGTTTTCCACCCGGCTCGATGGGGACGAAATTGGCCAATGGCTCCAATACCCAGTAGTCGCCGCTCTTGGCGGTGTCGGCTTTGCTGAATTTGACACCTTGGGCCGCCAATTGCTGTTTGATCGGGTTGCCCTCACCCTCATTGAGGATGCGGCGCACGAAGTTGAAGTAGATCTGCCATCCGTCGGCGCCGAGCCGGACGGCGCTGTCGTTGACGATGGTGAGCTCTGCCGAAAAGAAAGAGCCATCGTTGGCCGCGGTGTTGTCCACCGGGTGGAAAACGACGGAAATATTGGGCCCACGCGCAGCCGTGGTGATGCCATCGGAAGTCTGGTGCGTGCTCTCCTCCGGAGAGTCGACGCCTGTGTCTCGTGACGAGACGGATCCATCACCCCCCTGGCACCCTGCCAACCATGCAGAGGCAACGATAGTCGAAATTCCAAGCAGGGACCTTTTCATTGGCCTACCTCACTTTAGAGTTTACGAACCACGATATCAGTCGGTAGGTGCCCATTCAAATTGGAAATGGAAAACCCGGCAAATAAAGCGATCGATGGGATCATGATCACCCCGATCATGGCCGCGAGCAGGGTCACGAGTCGAATCGGACATACCCGATTATCTGGCCCGATGAGCGATGTGCCGATGCCTCCGATAGCGGACCGGGCAACTCGCGTGTGACGGGCTATCGGTGCATCCTTTGGATGAAACGTGCCGCGCTTTACGTGAACCGCATTGAGCTCAAGTCGAAGGCAGAGATTCAACCGCCAAGACGCCAAGGCCGCCAAGATAGATGGGGTGGGTGAGGAGCATCTCCTTCACGAATTCCCAACTCTTGGCGTTCTTGGCGTCTTGGTGGTTCGAATCCCCTCGTGGGATAGGCTCTTAGAAGCGTCCGCCGAACGTCACGCTGCCGGGGCCGATGCCGACGTTCACCTGTAGCTTCTGCAGCCCGCGCGCTTCTTCCTTCTTCTTCTCCTCGGGCTTCTTCTCGGCCTCTTCCGGCTTGGGATCGCGCGTGAAGGTCCAGATGAGCGTCGTGCCGAGGGTCGCGACGGCGGCGCCGATGAAGACGTCGGTGACGACCGACAACGTCTTCACCTTGGACTGCTGGCTCTCCGTGGAGCTGTCCGGCGTGTTGCCGGCGAATCGGCTGTCCTTCAAGTCGCTCGAGGCCTTCAAGGCGAGAACACCGGTCGTCGCGGCCACCGCGGCGAGGCCGCCGGCGGCAATCACGCCCACCGTGGACCAGGTCGTCCACTTCGACGGCGTCTCCGGCGCGGTGACCGTCGTCACGTTGCTCACCATGTCCAGCGTGACCCGCGTCGACTCCGTCCCCGCGACCTCCACGATGCGGGTCAGCGGGGCGCGGCCCTCTTTCGTCGCGGTGATCTTGCGCCGGCCTGCACCCACGGGCACCGAGGCGTCGAGCGGCGTCTTTCCGATGTACGTATCGTCAATCGTAATATCGACACCCGGTACGCTGGTGACGATTTCGATACGGCCGATACGCGTTTGCAACTTGGCAATGTCGCGCTCGACTTCCGTGCGGCGGTCGCTCGCCACGTTGGGGCCGCCTTCTTTCAAATATTTCTCGAAATTGCGGAGTGCACACGCATATTCGGTCAATTGAAAACAGACTTGGCCCAAATTGTAGAGAATCTTGTACGTGGGTTGCAGTTCGTACGCGCGCCGGAATTCGATGAGCGCATTTTGGAAGTCTTGCTCGTCATAGAGCTCCAAACCGCGCTTGAAACGCATTTGCGCTTCGTCGGCATTGGCGGGATTGGCCGGGGGTACAGGTCCCGACATCCCAGGAACTTGTGCGAACGCGGCACCGGAAACGAGAAGGGCGCTCGCAAGGACTGCGGAACGAATGCCGAGCGACCGGTACGAATTCGAGGATCGAATGAATCTCGTCATGGACAGCGTCTCCATCGGTCTTCTTCTTTGGTCGAGGCATACATCACCGCGCGAATGCGCGGAACGTATTTTCATTTCGACCAGGGATTGTCCGTATCGATTGGGCGAGCTTGCTTCTTGTTCGTCTTGTTTTCCGCAGGCGGCGGCGCGCTCGCCGTGGCGGAGGGGGGCTGCGGCGGTAGTGTGGGTGCCGCACTGACGGCGGGCTCCTTTTGCGCGCGTGCTGGACGAGCGTAGGAGCGCGGCTGATACGTCGGAGTCTCTTTTTCCAATCGCAAGACCACGTCGCTATCGGTGTGCATGACCACCGTCGTCGACTTGCTCGCGTAGCCTTTGGCCTCTGCGCGAACCGTGTGCGTCGACGTGTCCCTCGGACCGCGTTGAATCGACGGATTGCTCGCCAGCGGCGTGTCGTCCAAAAAGAGCCGCGCATCGCTCGGCTCCGCACGCAGCACCGTCACGATCTCCGTCGCAGGCGTCGCGGCACTGCCTCCCGCGGCGGCGGGACTCGTCACGGACGACGCTTGCGCGTTGACCGCCCCAGCCCCGAGGGCCGACGGTGCTGCCACCGGGGCCGGGGCGTCCGTTCCGCCCTTGTACGATCGGCCCACGAACACCGCCGCACCCACCACGGCGATCGCGCCGAGGCCGAGGAGCATCATGGACGCGTTCGAACGCTTCGTCGGTTGCGCGGCCGATATCGCCGTATCGAGTGAGAGCCGCCTCGTCGAGGGCAGCGAGCCCTCGGTGATGGCCTCGAGCGAGCGCGGGCCCGATGGCGTGGTCGAACCCGACGGAATGCGCGACGAGCCCGTGAGGGAGGCGAGCGACGACCGCGGGAGATCCATTTGCGCCAGCGGCGCATATTCGCCCGTGGGCAACGAGCTCAGTTTGGCGAGTTGGCTTTCGATGATGCGCTGCCGCTCGGCGCGAATCTGCGCGAACAATTCGGACATGTGCGTCGCGAGATCGCGCGAGCTGTGCTTGTCGGGCAGCTTCGCCAAAAACGCTTCGATTTCGGCCTGCAGTTCCAGGCACGTGGCATGACGCTTTTGAGGCTCGTGCGACATGGCCTTGCGCACGATGGTGTCGAGCTCGTCGGGTACGTCGGAGTGGATGCTCTTCGGCGTGGGGACTTCATCCCCCACGACGGCGCTGATGACCTCCACGTCCGTGCGGCCCTTCCACATGCTTTCGCCCACCGCGGCGTCCCACAGGATGGCGCCCAGCGCGAAAATATCGGCCCGCCGGTCGATCTTGCCGCCCATCAACTGCTCGGGCGGCATGTACCGGATGCGGCCCTTGAAGGTGCCAATCTGCGTTTCGTGCACCGAGGTGACGGCTTTGGCGATCCCAAAATCGAGCACCTTCACGCTGCCATCGAAGGTGACGAAGAGGTTGGGCGGCGACACGTCGCGGTGGACCAATTCGAGCGGTGTGCCGTCGAAGTCCTTCGCCTCGTGCACGTAATGGAGACCGGTGAGCGCATCGCAAATGAGGCGCAGATGCATGCCGAGCGGCAGGGGCTTTCCGATCTTGCGGGCGCGGGCCAGCACTTTGTGCAGCGGCTGGCCATCGAGGTATTCCATCACCGTGATGTCACGGCCTTCTTCGTGAATGACCTCGTAGGTCTGCACCACGTTCGTGTGATTGAGGCGCGCCGCGAGGCGCGCTTCCTCGTGAAACATGGCGAGCAGGTTGGGATCGGACGCCACGGAATCACGCGGCACCTTCAGAACGACCAACTTGTTGAACCCATGAGGTCCGCGCATGACCGCGAGGAAAACATGGGCCATCCCACCCGTGCCGAGTTCCGCGACGAGGCGATACTTCCCGACCATTGCCGGAAGAGCCTGAAAAGTTTCGTTCTGCTCCGCTCCCATCCCCGTCCTATGTTCGTCGGATTTGCTTCCAAAAGCCATGGCGAAAGCGCTGCACGGGGAAGTTGGACGTAGGTTTTTACGACAACGCGTCAAATACGTCGGACGCTGTCCTACCTACGCGAAGGGGCAGCATCGTGTGAGACCAGAAAAGTGCGTTCATTTGACAACGAGCGACACAAAAATTGCCTGCAGATTGCAAGCAACCCGCGTGCACGAAGGCCGACAAACATCACGGAACGAGGCAATTGATCGATTCATGGAGTCGATTGACGGCTCCTGAGCTTCCGGGCACCATCCACGGCAAAACGTCGGACGGCTGCAATACGGAAGAAGGCGAAGAGCAGGAAGAACTTGAAGAGGCGATTATGAAATCGAACAAGTGGGGTATCATCGGATGTTCCGCCGTATTGGCCGCCGGCGTGATCGGGAGCGGCTGCAAGGGCAACTCCGAGTCGCAGAAAGCGACCGCAGCAGCATCGGCCGCCACACCTGGCGCAAAATCCCCAGATTCCCCGTTCGTCGTGGGGATGGTGCTCATCGGGCCCTGGAACGACCATGGGTGGAACCAAGCCCATTATGACGGACTCAAGACTGCGCTCGCCAAGATTCCGAATACGAAGTTCGAGT encodes:
- a CDS encoding carbohydate-binding domain-containing protein; protein product: MDNTAANDGSFFSAELTIVNDSAVRLGADGWQIYFNFVRRILNEGEGNPIKQQLAAQGVKFSKADTAKSGDYWVLEPLANFVPIEPGGKRVIKLLAENWAILKTDAPAAFHIVLPPSKEAWAIKSSVEMDASDPKQTKRFPGDVVPAQTPQLRYDENRPLDKVQLSVATTLLPTPQSVTQGTGQYRLGGPRVAIEYQRGLAKEAAYLKAALGDVLASSVDASERSQCGSEIRLVIDPNAHTGSESYTLEVDPQKGIEIRGVDAAGVFYGIQTLRQLIPTEAYRAAASAGPRKLSVQIPQVTVADGPLFGYRGMALDVGRHFQSKATVKKLLDLLAFHKINKFHFHLTDDEGWRLEIPGIPELTSYGSRRGFDVGESKQLHVGMGAGSDLASGDGIRGKARSEAEANGGTQPVYQGYEPAVLNFVGKGSGYYTTKDFEEILAYATERHIDVIPEIDVPGHARAAVKSMEYRYKKYAASDPAKAKQYRLVDPDDTSKHTSVQGYTDNFVNPCLPSSYAFLTKVVQEVKARFDAVPGAKLTLIHGGGDELPSLSGNVWWKDSPLCKTNPETKDLGDEALKDYFFKKWQPIIAKTGARMTGWDDIIHNGLQLDGFVPMPWSNVWGWGREDDAYKYANEGRSVILSHATNLYMDLAYNKDPDEPGYYWANFVDESKTFNYLPFDVFAIASHDRMGNAIDPATWTSKIHLTEAGKANILGMHGLLWGENQKSPELLEYFAFPKILGVAERAWNRNTPSAADLPAAWKQFVNTLGQAELPRLDFYRPVDTRHELSRAVGVNYRIPLPGAKIENGQLLANVRYPGLAIEYSTNGGKTFSTYQGPTPVSGSVVVRSKTPGGHVSRVATIN
- a CDS encoding PEGA domain-containing protein; protein product: MSGPVPPANPANADEAQMRFKRGLELYDEQDFQNALIEFRRAYELQPTYKILYNLGQVCFQLTEYACALRNFEKYLKEGGPNVASDRRTEVERDIAKLQTRIGRIEIVTSVPGVDITIDDTYIGKTPLDASVPVGAGRRKITATKEGRAPLTRIVEVAGTESTRVTLDMVSNVTTVTAPETPSKWTTWSTVGVIAAGGLAAVAATTGVLALKASSDLKDSRFAGNTPDSSTESQQSKVKTLSVVTDVFIGAAVATLGTTLIWTFTRDPKPEEAEKKPEEKKKEEARGLQKLQVNVGIGPGSVTFGGRF
- a CDS encoding serine/threonine protein kinase translates to MVGKYRLVAELGTGGMAHVFLAVMRGPHGFNKLVVLKVPRDSVASDPNLLAMFHEEARLAARLNHTNVVQTYEVIHEEGRDITVMEYLDGQPLHKVLARARKIGKPLPLGMHLRLICDALTGLHYVHEAKDFDGTPLELVHRDVSPPNLFVTFDGSVKVLDFGIAKAVTSVHETQIGTFKGRIRYMPPEQLMGGKIDRRADIFALGAILWDAAVGESMWKGRTDVEVISAVVGDEVPTPKSIHSDVPDELDTIVRKAMSHEPQKRHATCLELQAEIEAFLAKLPDKHSSRDLATHMSELFAQIRAERQRIIESQLAKLSSLPTGEYAPLAQMDLPRSSLASLTGSSRIPSGSTTPSGPRSLEAITEGSLPSTRRLSLDTAISAAQPTKRSNASMMLLGLGAIAVVGAAVFVGRSYKGGTDAPAPVAAPSALGAGAVNAQASSVTSPAAAGGSAATPATEIVTVLRAEPSDARLFLDDTPLASNPSIQRGPRDTSTHTVRAEAKGYASKSTTVVMHTDSDVVLRLEKETPTYQPRSYARPARAQKEPAVSAAPTLPPQPPSATASAPPPAENKTNKKQARPIDTDNPWSK